A genomic segment from Corylus avellana chromosome ca5, CavTom2PMs-1.0 encodes:
- the LOC132181993 gene encoding uncharacterized protein LOC132181993 — protein MASTSSTPTDPSTLALSEDMASKALNKRYEGLITVRTKAIKGKGAWYWTHLEPILLRNSDTNLPKAVKLKCSLCDAVFSASNPSRTASEHLKRGTCPNFSSVPRPSSASLSPVPISSVPSPLPSLQNHRKRSSQMGTHSLHSCSSSLYQSHSSALVESSRFCQNQNRDESNYSPRQNSVGVVNNSGLNQHHLVLSGGKEDLGALALLQDSVKKLKSPKGSAGPALSKEQIDSALELLAEWFYESCGSVSVSSLEHPKFRAFLNQVGLPAVLRRELTGARLDAKFDEIKIKSDARIRDAMFLQVASDGWKGKSCCGFACEGENLVKFTVNLPNGMSAFQKAVFTGGMVSSKYAEEVLWEAVTGVCGSAVQRCVGIVADKYKAKALRNLEIQNQWMVNLSCQLQGFVSLIKAFNKELPLFRTVTENCTKVANFINTTSQVRNIFLKYKMQELEYTGLLRVPSPKCDTSKNFGPVYAMLEDILSCARVLQRVVLDDSYNAICVEDSDGREVAGLIQTEGFWNELEAVYSLVKLIREMVQEIEAERPLIGQCLPLWEELRSKVKDWCAKFSIAEGPVENIVEKRFKKNYHPAWSAAFILDPLYLMRDTSGKYLPPFKCLTHEQEKDVDKLITRLVSREEAHVALMELMKWRSEGLDPLYAQAVQVKQRDPVTGKMKIANPQSSRLVWETCLSEFKSLGKVAVRLIFLHSTSCIFRCNWSSMKWVCVHRHSRVGLERAQKMIFIAIDFVGFICCLILGVNPLSGHESEDGVLKMKCRRRGRRKWLAEEEEGGLQKKKRAEKMACRRRSGRLAEEEEGEKNGLQKKKRAEKNGEK, from the exons atGGCATCCACAAGCTCAACCCCGACTGACCCGTCTACTTTAGCTCTATCCGAGGACATGGCCTCCAAGGCCTTGAACAAGCGGTACGAAGGCCTTATCACCGTACGAACCAAGGCCATCAAGGGCAAGGGAGCCTGGTACTGGACCCATTTGGAGCCCATTCTCCTTCGCAACTCTGACACCAACCTCCCCAAAGCTGTCAAACTCAAGTGCTCCTTGTGCGACGCCGTTTTCTCCGCCTCCAACCCCTCCAGAACCGCCTCGGAGCACTTGAAGAGGGGTACTTGCCCCAACTTCAGCTCCGTTCCCAGACCCAGCAGCGCTTCGCTCTCCCCGGTGCCGATATCGTCGGTACCTTCGCCGTTACCGTCTTTACAAAATCACAGAAAGCGAAGCTCTCAAATGGGTACTCATTCTTTGCAttcatgttcttcttctttgtacCAATCTCATTCTTCAGCTTTGGTCGAGTCGTCGCGCTTTTGTCAAAACCAAAACCGCGACGAATCGAATTACTCGCCGCGCCAGAATTCCGTTGGCGTGGTGAATAATTCCGGGCTAAATCAGCACCATTTGGTGTTGTCGGGCGGGAAAGAGGATTTGGGCGCTTTGGCATTGCTACAAGATAGCGTGAAAAAGCTTAAGAGTCCTAAAGGGTCAGCTGGTCCTGCATTGAGCAAGGAACAAATTGATTCCGCGCTTGAATTACTAGCAGAATGGTTTTACGAGTCATGTGGGTCAGTCTCAGTTTCAAGCCTCGAGCATCCCAAGTTTAGAGCGTTTCTTAACCAGGTGGGCTTGCCTGCGGTGTTGCGGCGCGAGCTTACGGGTGCTCGGCTTGATGCTAAGTTTGATGAGATCAAGATTAAGTCGGATGCTAGGATAAGAGACGCAATGTTTCTTCAGGTTGCTAGTGATGGGTGGAAGGGAAAAAGTTGTTGTGGATTCGCTTGCGAGGGAGAGAATTTGGTTAAGTTTACGGTTAATCTTCCAAATGGGATGAGTGCTTTCCAGAAGGCGGTGTTTACGGGAGGAATGGTGTCGTCGAAGTATGCGGAGGAGGTTTTGTGGGAAGCGGTGACGGGTGTTTGTGGGAGTGCTGTGCAGAGATGCGTAGGGATAGTTGCTGACAAGTATAAGGCCAAGGCATTGAGGAACTTGGAGATTCAGAATCAATGGATGGTAAATCTCTCTTGTCAGCTTCAGGGGTTTGTTAGTTTGATCAAGGCTTTTAACAAAGAACTTCCACTTTTCAGGACTGTCACCGAGAATTGCACAAAAGTTGCAAATTTTATAAATACTACTTCTCAAGTTAGGAATATTTTCCTCAAGTACAAAATGCAGGAGCTTGAGTATACTGGGCTGCTGCGAGTTCCTTCACCGAAATGTGATACTTCCAAGAATTTTGGACCTGTTTATGCTATGTTGGAAGATATACTGAGCTGTGCACGAGTGCTCCAAAGGGTTGTGCTGGATGATtcgtacaatgcaatatgtgtGGAGGATTCAGATGGGAGGGAAGTTGCTGGGCTGATTCAAACTGAGGGGTTTTGGAATGAGTTGGAGGCAGTTTATTCGCTTGTGAAGCTGATTAGGGAGATGGTTCAGGAGATTGAGGCTGAGAGGCCATTAATTGGACAATGCCTACCACTTTGGGAGGAGTTGAGAAGCAAAGTGAAGGACTGGTGTGCCAAATTCAGCATTGCCGAGGGACctgttgaaaatattgttgaaaAGCGATTCAAGAAAAACTACCACCCAGCATGGTCGGCTGCATTTATACTGGACCCTCTTTACTTGATGAGGGATACGAGCGGAAAATACCTTCCACCATTCAAGTGCTTGACACATGAGCAGGAGAAAGATGTTGATAAGCTCATAACCAGGTTGGTTTCCAGGGAAGAAGCTCATGTTGCATTGATGGAGCTCATGAAATGGAGGTCAGAAGGGCTAGACCCTCTTTATGCTCAAGCCGTTCAGGTAAAACAGCGAGACCCTGTTACTGGAAAGATGAAAATTGCAAACCCACAGAGCAGTAGACTTGTATGGGAAACTTGCTTGAGTGAGTTTAAGTCTCTGGGTAAGGTTGCAGTGAGGCTCATTTTCCTCCATTCAACCTCTTGCATATTCAGATGTAATTGGTCTTCCATGAAATGGGTTTGTGTCCACAGACATTCAAGGGTGGGCCTGGAAAGGGCTCAGAAGATGATCTTCATTGCA AttgattttgtgggttttatttgttgtttaattttgggTGTAAATCCTTTGAGTGGCCATGAGAGTGAAGATGGAGTATTGAAGATGAAGTGCAGAAGAAGAGGGCGGAGAAAATGGcttgcagaagaagaagagggcggcttgcagaagaagaagagggcggAGAAAATGGCTTGCAGAAGAAGAAGTGGGCGGcttgcagaagaagaagagggcgaAAAAAATGGcttgcagaagaagaagagggcggAGAAGAATGGAGAAAAATAA
- the LOC132180331 gene encoding uncharacterized protein LOC132180331, with product MASTSSTPTDPSTLALSEDMASKALNKRYEGLITVRTKAIKGKGAWYWTHLEPILLRNSDTNLPKAVKLKCSLCDAVFSASNPSRTASEHLKRGTCPNFSSVPRPSSASLSPVPISSVPSPLPSLQNHRKRSSQMGTHSLHSCSSSLYQSHSSALVESSRFCQNQNRDESNYSPRQNSVGVVNNSGLNQHHLVLSGGKEDLGALALLQDSVKKLKSPKGSAGPALSKEQIDSALELLAEWFYESCGSVSVSSLEHPKFRAFLNQVGLPAVLRRELTGARLDAKFDEIKIKSDARIRDAMFLQVASDGWKGKSCCGFACEGENLVKFTVNLPNGMSAFQKAVFTGGMVSSKYAEEVLWEAVTGVCGSAVQRCVGIVADKYKAKALRNLEIQNQWMVNLSCQLQGFVSLIKAFNKELPLFRTVTENCTKVANFINTTSQVRNIFLKYKMQELEYTGLLRVPSPKCDTSKNFGPVYAMLEDILSCARVLQRVVLDDSYNAICVEDSDGREVAGLIQTEGFWNELEAVYSLVKLIREMVQEIEAERPLIGQCLPLWEELRSKVKDWCAKFSIAEGPVENIVEKRFKKNYHPAWSAAFILDPLYLMRDTSGKYLPPFKCLTHEQEKDVDKLITRLVSREEAHVALMELMKWRSEGLDPLYAQAVQVKQRDPVTGKMKIANPQSSRLVWETCLSEFKSLGKVAVRLIFLHSTSCIFRCNWSSMKWVCVHRHSRVGLERAQKMIFIAAHAKLEKRDFSNEEEKDAELFAMAGSDDDMLYDEVFADAPSV from the coding sequence atGGCATCCACAAGCTCAACCCCGACTGACCCGTCTACTTTAGCTCTATCCGAGGACATGGCCTCCAAGGCCTTGAACAAGCGGTACGAAGGCCTTATCACCGTACGAACCAAGGCCATCAAGGGCAAGGGAGCCTGGTACTGGACCCATTTGGAGCCCATTCTCCTTCGCAACTCTGACACCAACCTCCCCAAAGCTGTCAAACTCAAGTGCTCCTTGTGCGACGCCGTTTTCTCCGCCTCCAACCCCTCCAGAACCGCCTCGGAGCACTTGAAGAGGGGTACTTGCCCCAACTTCAGCTCCGTTCCCAGACCCAGCAGCGCTTCGCTCTCCCCGGTGCCGATATCGTCGGTACCTTCGCCGTTACCGTCTTTACAAAATCACAGAAAGCGAAGCTCTCAAATGGGTACTCATTCTTTGCAttcatgttcttcttctttgtacCAATCTCATTCTTCAGCTTTGGTCGAGTCGTCGCGCTTTTGTCAAAACCAAAACCGCGACGAATCGAATTACTCGCCGCGCCAGAATTCCGTTGGCGTGGTGAATAATTCCGGGCTAAATCAGCACCATTTGGTGTTGTCGGGCGGGAAAGAGGATTTGGGCGCTTTGGCATTGCTACAAGATAGCGTGAAAAAGCTTAAGAGTCCTAAAGGGTCAGCTGGTCCTGCATTGAGCAAGGAACAAATTGATTCCGCGCTTGAATTACTAGCAGAATGGTTTTACGAGTCATGTGGGTCAGTCTCAGTTTCAAGCCTCGAGCATCCCAAGTTTAGAGCGTTTCTTAACCAGGTGGGCTTGCCTGCGGTGTTGCGGCGCGAGCTTACGGGTGCTCGGCTTGATGCTAAGTTTGATGAGATCAAGATTAAGTCGGATGCTAGGATAAGAGACGCAATGTTTCTTCAGGTTGCTAGTGATGGGTGGAAGGGAAAAAGTTGTTGTGGATTCGCTTGCGAGGGAGAGAATTTGGTTAAGTTTACGGTTAATCTTCCAAATGGGATGAGTGCTTTCCAGAAGGCGGTGTTTACGGGAGGAATGGTGTCGTCGAAGTATGCGGAGGAGGTTTTGTGGGAAGCGGTGACGGGTGTTTGTGGGAGTGCTGTGCAGAGATGCGTAGGGATAGTTGCTGACAAGTATAAGGCCAAGGCATTGAGGAACTTGGAGATTCAGAATCAATGGATGGTAAATCTCTCTTGTCAGCTTCAGGGGTTTGTTAGTTTGATCAAGGCTTTTAACAAAGAACTTCCACTTTTCAGGACTGTCACCGAGAATTGCACAAAAGTTGCAAATTTTATAAATACTACTTCTCAAGTTAGGAATATTTTCCTCAAGTACAAAATGCAGGAGCTTGAGTATACTGGGCTGCTGCGAGTTCCTTCACCGAAATGTGATACTTCCAAGAATTTTGGACCTGTTTATGCTATGTTGGAAGATATACTGAGCTGTGCACGAGTGCTCCAAAGGGTTGTGCTGGATGATtcgtacaatgcaatatgtgtGGAGGATTCAGATGGGAGGGAAGTTGCTGGGCTGATTCAAACTGAGGGGTTTTGGAATGAGTTGGAGGCAGTTTATTCGCTTGTGAAGCTGATTAGGGAGATGGTTCAGGAGATTGAGGCTGAGAGGCCATTAATTGGACAATGCCTACCACTTTGGGAGGAGTTGAGAAGCAAAGTGAAGGACTGGTGTGCCAAATTCAGCATTGCCGAGGGACctgttgaaaatattgttgaaaAGCGATTCAAGAAAAACTACCACCCAGCATGGTCGGCTGCATTTATACTGGACCCTCTTTACTTGATGAGGGATACGAGCGGAAAATACCTTCCACCATTCAAGTGCTTGACACATGAGCAGGAGAAAGATGTTGATAAGCTCATAACCAGGTTGGTTTCCAGGGAAGAAGCTCATGTTGCATTGATGGAGCTCATGAAATGGAGGTCAGAAGGGCTAGACCCTCTTTATGCTCAAGCCGTTCAGGTAAAACAGCGAGACCCTGTTactggaaaaatgaaaattgcaaACCCACAGAGCAGTAGACTTGTATGGGAAACTTGCTTGAGTGAGTTTAAGTCTCTGGGTAAGGTTGCAGTGAGGCTCATTTTCCTCCATTCAACCTCTTGCATATTCAGATGTAATTGGTCTTCCATGAAATGGGTTTGTGTCCACAGACATTCAAGGGTGGGCCTGGAAAGGGCTCAGAAGATGATCTTCATTGCAGCACATGCCAAGCTTGAAAAACGGGATTtttcaaatgaggaagaaaAGGATGCAGAGCTGTTTGCCATGGCAGGCAGTGATGATGACATGCTCTATGATGAGGTCTTTGCCGATGCACCCTCAGTGTAA